A section of the Streptomyces sp. Je 1-369 genome encodes:
- a CDS encoding ABC transporter substrate-binding protein, with translation MRISRNPRRAVAAGAVLAVLLPLSACGDGDDGGGSTDASGKVEGEITFQTWNLKANFKSYFEGVVDGFEKKYPDAKVRWIDQPGEGYADKISADAAAGTLPDVVNVSPDLVAPLAKAGLALDLDKSASKYEKEYLPGAWKSHQIPGMDGTYAFPWYLNTGPLFYNKRLFKDAGLDENKPPTTYDELFDDAQELADKSDGKVATLANVPTIEDFGRYGVPLMNKEGTGFTFNDAKGVELLTKYKKLYDAKALDGQALTATPESTGKKFLTEAVAMNPGSALDLEKFKKEAPRLYENIGITPQISSTGKDNMYVMGVMVNTKTKQTPAAVAFAHYVTDAQRQMEFAKKVAIFPSTEGSLDDPYFTKQDGKDETRVRVAAAKSIKTAVNYTPVLFSEQMKVELRNSVARALQGKQSPKEALDNAVKNCDRLLQQS, from the coding sequence GTGCGTATCTCCCGTAACCCCCGCAGAGCGGTCGCCGCAGGCGCCGTCCTCGCCGTCCTGCTGCCGTTGAGCGCCTGTGGTGACGGAGACGACGGCGGAGGTTCGACCGACGCGTCGGGGAAGGTCGAGGGTGAGATCACCTTCCAGACCTGGAACCTGAAGGCGAACTTCAAGTCGTACTTCGAGGGCGTCGTGGACGGCTTCGAGAAGAAGTACCCGGACGCGAAGGTCCGGTGGATCGACCAGCCCGGCGAGGGCTACGCCGACAAGATCAGCGCCGACGCGGCCGCGGGCACCCTGCCCGACGTCGTCAACGTCTCGCCCGACCTCGTCGCCCCGCTCGCCAAGGCCGGCCTCGCCCTCGACCTCGACAAGTCGGCGTCGAAGTACGAGAAGGAGTACCTCCCCGGAGCCTGGAAGAGCCACCAGATACCGGGCATGGACGGCACGTACGCCTTCCCCTGGTACCTCAACACCGGCCCCCTCTTCTACAACAAGCGCCTCTTCAAGGACGCGGGCCTCGACGAGAACAAGCCCCCGACGACGTACGACGAGCTCTTCGACGACGCCCAGGAGCTGGCGGACAAGAGCGACGGCAAGGTGGCCACGCTCGCCAACGTCCCCACGATCGAGGACTTCGGGCGCTACGGCGTCCCGCTGATGAACAAGGAAGGCACCGGCTTCACCTTCAACGACGCCAAGGGCGTCGAACTCCTCACCAAGTACAAGAAGCTGTACGACGCGAAGGCCCTCGACGGGCAGGCGCTGACCGCGACACCCGAGTCCACCGGCAAGAAGTTCCTCACCGAGGCCGTCGCCATGAACCCCGGCAGCGCCCTCGACCTGGAGAAGTTCAAGAAGGAAGCGCCGCGGCTGTACGAGAACATCGGCATCACGCCGCAGATCAGCAGCACCGGCAAGGACAACATGTACGTCATGGGCGTCATGGTGAACACCAAGACGAAGCAGACGCCCGCCGCCGTCGCCTTCGCGCACTACGTCACCGACGCCCAGCGCCAGATGGAGTTCGCCAAGAAGGTCGCGATCTTCCCGAGCACCGAGGGGTCCCTCGACGACCCGTACTTCACCAAGCAGGACGGCAAGGACGAGACGCGCGTCCGTGTCGCCGCCGCCAAGTCCATCAAGACCGCGGTGAACTACACCCCCGTGCTCTTCAGCGAGCAGATGAAGGTCGAGCTGCGCAACTCCGTCGCCAGGGCGCTGCAAGGCAAGCAGAGCCCCAAGGAAGCACTTGACAACGCTGTCAAGAACTGCGACCGGCTGCTGCAGCAGAGCTGA
- a CDS encoding HlyD family efflux transporter periplasmic adaptor subunit, translating to MQFRQQALSKLQSPEELDLPVRYARPQGLLVLAVTLVVMAASGVWAVTGSLSSTLRAPGILTHGQGSYVLQSPVTGQVTRVLAEEGKRLAAGAPVLEVRTERGDKVVRAIAAGRVTALVARIGTVVTTGADVATLERVAGTDAPLTAMFYVPADSAATVPVGAPVDLTVQSVPTERYGTLRGRVEAVGRAAQSRQKITGFLGDRDLAGQFTKDGPPVAVLVRLDPSSATKSGYAWSTADGPPFALDSMTPATGAFHLAEQRPIDWLLP from the coding sequence GTGCAGTTCCGCCAACAGGCCCTGTCCAAACTGCAGTCGCCCGAGGAACTCGACCTGCCGGTGCGCTACGCCCGCCCCCAGGGCCTCCTCGTCCTCGCCGTCACCCTCGTCGTCATGGCCGCGTCGGGCGTCTGGGCCGTCACCGGCTCCCTCTCCTCGACGCTCCGCGCACCGGGCATCCTCACCCACGGCCAGGGCAGTTACGTCCTGCAGAGCCCCGTCACCGGTCAGGTGACCCGCGTCCTGGCCGAGGAGGGCAAGCGCCTCGCCGCGGGCGCCCCCGTACTCGAGGTCCGCACCGAGCGGGGCGACAAGGTCGTGCGCGCGATCGCCGCGGGCCGCGTGACGGCACTCGTCGCCAGGATCGGCACCGTCGTCACCACCGGCGCCGACGTGGCGACCCTGGAACGCGTGGCGGGCACCGACGCCCCGCTGACCGCGATGTTCTACGTACCCGCCGACAGCGCGGCCACCGTTCCCGTCGGCGCCCCGGTCGACCTCACCGTCCAGTCCGTGCCCACGGAGCGGTACGGGACGCTGCGCGGCCGAGTGGAAGCGGTCGGCCGGGCCGCGCAGAGCCGCCAGAAGATCACCGGCTTCCTCGGCGACCGCGACCTGGCCGGGCAGTTCACGAAGGACGGGCCTCCCGTGGCCGTCCTCGTCCGGCTCGACCCCTCCTCTGCGACCAAGTCCGGCTACGCGTGGTCCACCGCGGACGGGCCGCCCTTCGCGCTCGACTCCATGACCCCGGCCACCGGCGCCTTCCACCTCGCCGAGCAGCGCCCGATCGATTGGCTGCTTCCGTGA
- a CDS encoding type A2 lantipeptide, with protein sequence MNNVPQVETLEISDADLDNVSGGLVAGVASNVTSTVDSIAPVSGVVGGVVGTVEGATGLNTGAVTGLADGLTAGL encoded by the coding sequence ATGAACAACGTCCCCCAGGTCGAGACCCTCGAGATTTCCGACGCCGACCTCGACAACGTCTCCGGTGGCCTCGTCGCCGGTGTCGCGTCCAACGTCACCAGCACCGTTGACTCCATCGCCCCCGTCTCGGGCGTCGTCGGCGGCGTCGTCGGCACGGTCGAGGGTGCCACCGGCCTGAACACCGGCGCCGTCACCGGCCTGGCCGACGGCCTGACCGCCGGTCTCTGA
- a CDS encoding nitroreductase/quinone reductase family protein, producing the protein MPTPFNQSVVDEFRANGGKVGGPFEGGDLLLLTTTGARSGKQHTTPLGYVRDGGLLLVIGSNLGGPRHPDWYHNVLAHPTVNVELGTEAFEAVAVPAEGERRERLFERIVAADPGYGEYQARTDRVLPVVVLERPPHEADIPEDASNFAEKMVQVHLWLRGQLRHVRDETDAYFAALAAHRGPGAPPSPGLGLQIRQHCLAFCDALEFHHRGEDAHLFPTMVGYHPELRDTFDRLAGEHRKIARLQGELAALLADVNGADPVGFRAELARMAEELTAHLDHEEESLLPILAGLPWPPGPPA; encoded by the coding sequence ATGCCCACACCCTTCAACCAGTCCGTCGTCGACGAGTTCCGAGCGAACGGCGGAAAGGTCGGCGGCCCCTTCGAGGGCGGCGACCTCCTCCTGCTCACCACCACCGGCGCACGGTCCGGCAAGCAGCACACGACCCCGCTCGGCTACGTCCGCGACGGCGGCCTGCTCCTGGTCATCGGGTCGAACCTCGGCGGCCCGCGCCACCCCGACTGGTACCACAACGTCCTCGCCCACCCCACGGTGAACGTCGAGCTCGGCACCGAGGCGTTCGAGGCCGTCGCCGTTCCCGCCGAAGGGGAGCGGCGCGAGCGGCTCTTCGAGCGGATCGTGGCCGCCGACCCCGGCTACGGCGAGTACCAGGCGCGGACGGACCGGGTCCTGCCCGTGGTCGTCCTGGAACGGCCACCGCACGAGGCGGACATCCCGGAGGACGCCTCCAACTTCGCCGAGAAGATGGTTCAGGTGCACCTCTGGCTGCGTGGTCAGCTGCGCCACGTACGCGACGAGACCGACGCGTACTTCGCGGCGCTCGCCGCGCACCGGGGGCCGGGCGCCCCGCCGTCACCCGGCCTCGGGCTGCAGATCCGCCAGCACTGCCTGGCGTTCTGCGACGCCCTGGAGTTCCACCACCGTGGTGAGGACGCGCACCTCTTCCCGACCATGGTGGGGTATCACCCCGAGCTGCGCGACACCTTCGACCGGCTCGCCGGGGAACACCGGAAGATCGCCCGTCTCCAGGGCGAACTCGCCGCGCTCCTCGCGGACGTCAACGGCGCGGACCCCGTAGGGTTCCGTGCCGAACTCGCCCGCATGGCGGAGGAGCTGACGGCCCACCTCGACCACGAGGAGGAGTCGCTACTTCCGATTCTCGCCGGGCTCCCATGGCCTCCCGGGCCGCCCGCCTGA
- a CDS encoding LacI family DNA-binding transcriptional regulator, protein MKDIARRAGVSESAVSFALNDRPGVSDITRDRVRRVAEQLGWRPSTAARALSGEGSATVGLVVARPAATLGVDSFFLQLISGVQEVLAERHLGLLFQVVEDVDAECAVYRRWWAEHRVDGVLVVDPRTDDPRPALLDELGLPAVVTGGVPDPEAGHPGLSTVWADDAGAMASVVGHLHALGHRRIVHIAGLEGLAHTERRIRTLRVEAAGRGLSGVRSVTTDYSDTEGAAATRRVLESAEPPTALVYDNDVMAVAGVAAASSLGFTVPDDVSVVAWEDSALCRMVHPWLTALSRDTVSFGRTAARELLALLDDGPAATVQVPLPRLIERESTGRARA, encoded by the coding sequence ATGAAGGACATCGCGCGCCGCGCCGGGGTCTCCGAGAGCGCCGTCTCCTTCGCGCTCAACGACCGGCCCGGCGTCTCCGACATCACCCGTGACCGGGTGCGCAGGGTCGCCGAGCAGCTGGGCTGGCGGCCCAGCACGGCGGCGCGCGCCCTGTCCGGCGAGGGCTCGGCGACGGTGGGCCTGGTGGTGGCGCGGCCCGCGGCGACGCTGGGCGTCGACTCGTTCTTCCTGCAGCTGATCTCCGGGGTCCAGGAGGTCCTCGCGGAGCGGCACTTGGGGCTGCTCTTCCAGGTCGTGGAGGACGTGGACGCCGAGTGCGCGGTCTATCGCCGCTGGTGGGCGGAGCACCGGGTCGACGGCGTCCTCGTGGTGGACCCGCGCACGGACGACCCGCGGCCCGCGCTCCTTGACGAGCTGGGGCTGCCCGCGGTGGTGACGGGCGGCGTGCCCGATCCGGAGGCGGGCCATCCGGGCCTGTCCACGGTGTGGGCTGACGACGCGGGCGCGATGGCCTCGGTCGTGGGCCATCTGCATGCGCTCGGGCACCGCCGCATCGTGCACATCGCGGGCCTCGAAGGGCTCGCGCACACCGAGCGCCGCATCCGCACGCTGCGCGTCGAGGCGGCGGGCCGCGGCCTGTCGGGGGTCCGCTCGGTGACGACGGACTACTCCGACACCGAGGGCGCCGCCGCGACCCGGCGGGTCCTGGAGTCGGCGGAACCCCCGACGGCGCTGGTCTACGACAACGACGTGATGGCCGTCGCCGGGGTCGCCGCGGCGTCCTCCCTCGGCTTCACGGTCCCTGACGACGTGTCGGTGGTCGCCTGGGAGGACTCGGCGCTGTGCCGCATGGTGCACCCGTGGCTGACGGCCCTCTCGCGGGACACGGTGTCCTTCGGCAGGACCGCCGCCCGCGAGCTCCTCGCCCTGTTGGACGACGGTCCCGCGGCGACGGTCCAGGTCCCGCTGCCGCGACTCATCGAACGCGAGAGCACGGGGCGGGCCAGGGCGTGA
- a CDS encoding wax ester/triacylglycerol synthase family O-acyltransferase produces the protein MTSTSAQSSDLLVPLDLAFWNIETSEHPMHLGALGVFEADGPDAADRAAGLLATRAATVPGLRMRIRSVWLPVGGAMRVPMPAFDPLEHIRLAAPVADFHAAAGELMQRPVARDRPPWEAHVLPGADGTSFAVLFKFHHALADGLRALTLGAALLDPVDLPASRPRPPAPATSPWSALDPRTLPGRVRGTVAEVGQALGIGTSVARAALDVRSCAALSAAATGTRRTAGVVLDLDDVHQVRKAVGGTVNDVLIAVVAGALRRWLDERGDCSEGVEPRALIPVSRRRPRTAQPPGNRLSGYLVRLPVGCEDPLDRLRGVRTAMDRNKDTGPERGAGAVALLAEHVPSLGHRIGGPVVAQAARLLFDILVTSVPLPGVGLRLGGCRLTEVYPFAPLARGQSLAVAVSTYRGRVHYGLVADAAAVPDLELLAQSLRDELAGLVAVCAREAGLVPGPTAT, from the coding sequence GTGACTTCTACGTCTGCTCAGAGCTCCGACCTGCTCGTCCCTCTCGACCTGGCCTTCTGGAACATCGAGACCTCCGAACACCCCATGCATCTGGGCGCCCTCGGGGTCTTCGAGGCCGACGGACCCGATGCCGCGGACCGCGCCGCGGGGCTGCTCGCGACCCGCGCGGCGACCGTGCCGGGACTGCGCATGCGGATACGTTCCGTCTGGCTGCCCGTCGGCGGCGCCATGCGCGTACCGATGCCCGCCTTCGACCCCCTGGAGCACATACGGCTCGCCGCCCCCGTGGCGGACTTCCACGCCGCGGCAGGCGAGTTGATGCAGCGTCCGGTGGCGCGCGACCGGCCGCCGTGGGAGGCGCACGTCCTGCCGGGCGCCGACGGCACGTCCTTCGCGGTCCTCTTCAAGTTCCACCACGCGCTCGCCGACGGCCTGCGCGCCCTCACGCTCGGCGCCGCCCTCCTCGACCCCGTCGACCTGCCCGCGTCCCGGCCGCGCCCCCCGGCCCCCGCCACCTCCCCCTGGTCGGCCCTCGACCCCCGCACCCTCCCCGGCCGCGTCCGCGGCACCGTCGCGGAAGTGGGCCAGGCCCTCGGCATCGGCACCTCCGTGGCCCGCGCCGCACTCGACGTACGCTCCTGCGCCGCGCTCTCCGCGGCCGCCACCGGCACCCGCCGCACCGCAGGAGTCGTCCTCGACCTGGACGACGTGCACCAGGTCCGCAAGGCAGTGGGCGGCACTGTCAACGACGTCTTGATCGCCGTCGTCGCCGGTGCCCTGCGCCGCTGGCTCGACGAGCGCGGCGACTGCAGCGAGGGAGTCGAACCACGCGCCCTCATCCCGGTCTCCCGCCGCCGCCCCCGCACCGCGCAGCCCCCGGGCAACCGCCTCTCCGGCTACCTGGTCCGCCTCCCCGTCGGCTGCGAGGACCCGCTCGACAGGCTGCGCGGGGTACGTACCGCCATGGACCGCAACAAGGACACCGGCCCCGAGCGGGGCGCCGGAGCCGTGGCGCTCCTCGCCGAGCACGTGCCCTCGCTCGGGCACCGGATCGGCGGCCCCGTCGTCGCCCAGGCCGCCCGGCTGCTCTTCGACATCCTCGTCACCAGCGTTCCGCTGCCCGGCGTGGGACTGCGGCTCGGCGGCTGCCGCCTCACCGAGGTCTATCCGTTCGCGCCCCTCGCCCGGGGCCAGTCCCTCGCCGTCGCCGTCTCCACCTACCGGGGGCGCGTGCACTACGGGCTGGTCGCGGACGCCGCCGCCGTACCCGACCTGGAGCTCCTCGCGCAGAGCCTGCGGGACGAGCTCGCGGGACTCGTGGCGGTCTGTGCGCGGGAAGCGGGTTTGGTTCCCGGGCCCACCGCTACGTAA
- a CDS encoding SDR family NAD(P)-dependent oxidoreductase, with product MTVTDESQEGRADYTAYGPGIDPDRLAVCLGVLDELDKLDVDHPDAIAVRRATAGIYRTVKQRRRQERRAAKTAHDKAVTEATATGSAQRIDDETEGLLPQSQTEEGRIAGILQRPRSCYTCKTRYVEVDYFYHQLCPDCAALNRTKRDARTDLTGKRALLTGGRAKIGMYIALRLLRDGAHTTITTRFPKDAIRRFKAMDDSADWLHRLEVVGIDLRDPAQSVALAEQVSAAGPLDILINNATQTVRRLPSAYAALVDGESAPLPAGELPAHSVIGAFNSGAVDGLAALPVGTSGLDAQKVADLALVAGNASVARHLDGTAIDAGGLVPDVVDSNTWVQTIEQISPVELLETQLCNYTSPFILISALRPAMADAAKKARSGRAHIVNVSAMEGVFGRGYKGAGHPNTNAAKAAMNMVTRTSAQEMFQTDGILMTSVDTGWITDERPHYDKLRLAEEGFHAPLDLIDGAARVYDPVVRGEAGDDVYGVFLKDYEPGKW from the coding sequence ATGACGGTGACAGACGAAAGCCAGGAGGGGCGCGCCGACTACACGGCGTACGGCCCCGGCATCGACCCGGACCGCCTCGCCGTCTGCCTCGGCGTGCTCGACGAGCTGGACAAACTCGACGTCGACCACCCGGACGCGATCGCCGTGCGCCGCGCCACGGCCGGGATCTACCGGACGGTGAAGCAGCGCCGCCGCCAGGAGCGCCGCGCCGCCAAGACCGCCCACGACAAGGCCGTCACCGAGGCCACCGCCACCGGCTCCGCGCAGCGCATCGACGACGAGACCGAGGGCCTGCTGCCCCAGTCGCAGACGGAGGAGGGCAGGATCGCGGGGATACTCCAGCGCCCGCGCTCCTGCTACACCTGCAAGACCCGGTACGTGGAAGTCGACTACTTCTACCACCAGCTCTGTCCCGACTGCGCCGCCCTGAACCGCACCAAGCGCGACGCCCGCACCGACCTCACCGGCAAGCGCGCCCTGCTCACCGGCGGCCGCGCCAAGATCGGCATGTACATCGCGCTCCGCCTCCTGCGCGACGGCGCCCACACGACGATCACCACCCGGTTCCCCAAGGACGCCATCCGCCGCTTCAAGGCGATGGACGACTCGGCGGACTGGCTCCACCGCCTGGAGGTCGTCGGCATCGACCTGCGCGACCCGGCCCAGTCCGTGGCCCTCGCCGAGCAGGTCAGCGCCGCGGGCCCGCTCGACATCCTGATCAACAACGCCACGCAGACCGTGCGCCGCCTGCCCTCCGCCTACGCCGCGCTGGTCGACGGCGAGAGCGCGCCGCTGCCCGCCGGGGAGCTGCCCGCCCACTCCGTCATCGGCGCATTCAACTCCGGCGCGGTCGACGGCCTCGCCGCGCTGCCCGTCGGCACGAGCGGCCTGGACGCGCAGAAGGTGGCCGACCTCGCCCTCGTCGCGGGCAACGCCAGCGTCGCCCGGCACCTCGACGGCACCGCCATCGACGCGGGCGGCCTCGTCCCTGACGTCGTCGACAGCAACACGTGGGTGCAGACCATCGAGCAGATCTCCCCCGTGGAGCTCCTCGAGACCCAGCTGTGCAACTACACGTCGCCGTTCATCCTCATCAGCGCGCTGCGCCCGGCCATGGCCGACGCCGCGAAGAAGGCGCGGAGCGGCCGGGCCCACATCGTCAACGTCTCGGCGATGGAGGGCGTCTTCGGCCGCGGCTACAAGGGTGCGGGGCACCCCAACACCAACGCGGCGAAGGCCGCGATGAACATGGTGACGCGCACCAGCGCCCAGGAGATGTTCCAGACCGACGGCATCCTCATGACCTCGGTGGACACCGGCTGGATCACCGACGAGCGCCCGCACTACGACAAGCTGCGCCTCGCCGAGGAGGGCTTCCACGCCCCGCTCGACCTGATCGACGGCGCTGCACGCGTCTACGACCCGGTGGTGCGCGGCGAGGCGGGCGACGACGTGTACGGCGTCTTCCTGAAGGACTACGAGCCGGGCAAGTGGTAG